A genomic segment from Acyrthosiphon pisum isolate AL4f chromosome A3, pea_aphid_22Mar2018_4r6ur, whole genome shotgun sequence encodes:
- the LOC100167772 gene encoding serine protease-like — MGYGASTTSGDDWRCGGSLISERWILTAAHCQESSGNKARWARLGVLERFFNEDNVVQPNDYRIVQHVIHPEYRPPSLYNDIALFRLERDVVISEDVRPICLNTDTDLSSTPLKQIATDWGRISTAGPVSDNLLKVELDIFPTYQCNESYISNTRQLQFGILPDRMICAGSFDGEKDTCTGDSGGPLQVRHAEYPDMYIQYGITSFGKFCADKDTPGIYTRVAKYISWIEEIAFSK; from the exons Atgg GTTATGGTGCCTCCACGACAAGTGGAGATGATTGGAGATGCGGTGGTTCGCTGATAAGCGAAAGATGGATATTGACTGCAGCGCACTGTCAAGAAAGTTCTGG GAATAAAGCTCGTTGGGCTCGCCTTGGAGTTTTAGAAAGGTTCTTTAATGAAGACAATGTAGTTCAGCCCAATGACTATCGAATAGTGCAGCATGTAATACATCCTGAGTATAGACCACCTTCGCTATACAACGACATAGCTCTATTCCGTTTGGAAAGGGACGTCGTAATTTCCGAAGATGTGCGACCGATTTGTCTTAACACGGATACGGATCTATCTTCAACACCGTTAAAACAAATAGCTACTGATTGGGGGCGAATTTCAACGG CCGGGCCAGTTAGTGACAATTTGTTGAAAGTAGAATTGGATATTTTCCCCACATATCAGTGCAATGAaagttatatttcaaatactcgTCAATTACAATTCGGCATATTACCAGACAGGATGATATGTGCGGGCTCGTTTGATGGTGAAAAAGACACTTGCACG GGCGATTCGGGAGGTCCACTTCAAGTAAGACATGCCGAGTACCCCGACATGTATATACAATACGGGATTACTTCGTTTGGGAAATTTTGTGCTGACAAAGATACCCCCGGAATTTATACTAGAGTAGCCAAATACATTTCATGGATCGAAGAaatagcattttcaaaataa
- the LOC100167813 gene encoding uncharacterized protein LOC100167813 — protein MTADKIYPDLCSFDELHPIICCPPTIQKIQILNNFTNKRPSIVHEKCLEYSKLMKKYKKEKTSLTESTGLTTESRVRKRDTNSFSVNCEADLKSSVMNIVVEKNKNVTKKLQYPEVISYNIPLAKPKEYPHMAIIGFGEKPEDGKWGCGGSLISERWILTSAHCQKMSALNTARWARLGDLNIISTTDDARPKDYRIVRHVIHPCYKPPSMYDDIALFQLEKNVEFSEYVMPICLNSDSFLEPQMQVATSWGKPSLDAYTVSDNLLKVELNIIPGSVCNDSYASFLSASMTLKYGILNDRMICASPLEGTTDVCGGDSGGPLQYKHDGSSLHTQYGIISFGTLCSEDSPVVYCRVSKYISWIENVVWPIIFFSKMENNRLFKVVLSNIMLIIFCVFNTSSQLVIQHLGLDEGDICRKGRRPEEDYVSKSARNCNAFPESISTNNHLDICKFVALEPIVCCPAMTNEPFIEKPESNNENSISADKKCHDYFKLKHKIQSEVPFESQLPPLPVVGGIPANIKQFPHMALIGYGDTTADGEDWRCGGSLISERWILSAAHCQQSSGNLVARWVRLGVSDRVGTLFNENRVDRSKDYRIVEHIIHPDYKPPSLYNDIALFRLDNDVEFSEEVRPICLNSDPYITPLKLIVTGWGRISTAGPLSDNLLKVDLDIFPVKQCNESYFSYDNQNLRFGILPDSMICAGSFDGERDGCSVRTMKVGDSGGPLQLEHVIYAGMYTQYGITSFGKFCADKDTPGIYTRVAKYISWIEKIAFSNN, from the exons ATGACTGCAGATAAAATATATCCTGATTTATGTTCGTTTGATGAACTACATCCAATAATTTGCTGTCCACCAActattcaaaaaatacaaattttaaataactttacgAATAAAAGACCAAGCATTGTTCACGAAA AGTGCCTTGAGTATTCCAAGTTGatgaaaaagtacaaaaaagaGAAAACTAGTTTGACAGAGTCAACAGGGCTTACAACTGAGTCTAGAGTTAGAAAGAGAGACACTAAC TCGTTCTCGGTCAACTGTGAAGCAGATTTAAAATCTTCAGTAATGAATATTGTcgtagaaaaaaacaaaaatgttaccaaaaaattacaatacccggaagttatttcatataatattccaTTGGCTAAACCAAAGGAATACCCACACatg GCGATAATTGGTTTCGGAGAGAAGCCGGAAGATGGCAAGTGGGGTTGTGGAGGTTCGCTGATAAGCGAAAGATGGATACTAACATCTGCGCATTGCCAAAAAATGAGTGCTCT AAATACTGCGCGTTGGGCACGATTAGGAGATTTGAACATAATCTCAACAACAGACGATGCTCGACCGAAAGACTATCGAATAGTGCGACACGTCATCCATCCGTGTTATAAACCACCTTCGATGTACGACGACATAGCTCTGTTCCAGTTAGAAAAAAATGTCGAGTTCTCCGAGTACGTAATGCCGATCTGTCTTAATTCAGATTCCTTTTTAGAACCACAAATGCAAGTAGCTACTAGTTGGGGAAAACCTTCTTTAG ATGCTTATACAGTTAGCGACAATTTGTTAAAAGTAGAACTGAATATCATCCCCGGAAGTGTTTGCAACGATTCTTATGCCTCATTTTTATCTGCCAGTATGACGCTAAAATACGGCATATTAAACGACAGAATGATTTGTGCTAGCCCATTGGAAGGCACTACCGACGTTTGTGgt GGAGATTCTGGCGGTCCGCTTCAATATAAACACGACGGTTCAAGCTTACATACTCAATACGGAATAATATCATTCGGGACATTATGTAGTGAAGATTCTCCGGTAGTGTACTGTAGAgtgtcaaaatatatttcatggaTCGAAAATGTCGTTTGGCCT ataatttttttttcgaaaatggAAAATAACCGATTGTTTAAAGTCGTATTAAGCAACATTATGTTAATCATCTTTTGCGTTTTCAACACATCATCACAACTAGTTATACAACATCTTGGATTGGACGAAG gtgACATATGTCGAAAAGGCCGAAGACCAGAAGAAGATTATGTGAGCAAGAGTGCAAGAAATTGTAATGCTTTCCCAGAAAGTATTAGCACTAATAATCATCTTGATATATGTAAGTTCGTTGCTTTAGAACCAATAGTATGCTGTCCGGCGATGACTAATGAACCGTTTATAGAAAAACCAGAAAGTAATAATGAAAATTCAATATCCGCCGATAAAA AATGTCatgattatttcaaattaaagcACAAAATTCAAAGTGAGGTGCCATTTGAGTCTCAGTTACCTCCGTTGCCAGTTGTGGGTGGCATACCGGCTAACATAAAACAGTTTCCACATATG GCGCTGATAGGCTATGGTGACACCACAGCAGATGGAGAGGATTGGAGATGCGGAGGTTCGCTGATAAGCGAAAGATGGATATTATCTGCAGCGCACTGTCAACAGAGTTCTGG gaATCTGGTGGCTCGTTGGGTTCGCCTCGGAGTTTCGGATAGAGTCGGTACACTCTTTAATGAAAACAGAGTAGATCGGTCCAAGGACTATCGAATAGTAGAGCATATAATACATCCAGATTATAAACCACCTTCGCTATACAACGATATAGCTCTATTCCGTTTGGATAACGACGTCGAATTCTCCGAAGAAGTGCGACCCATTTGTCTCAACTCAGATCCGTATATAACGCCATTAAAACTGATAGTTACTGGTTGGGGACGAATTTCTACGG ctGGACCACTTAGTGACAATTTGTTAAAAGTGGATTTGGATATTTTTCCGGTGAAACAGTGCAATGAAAGTTATTTTTCATATGATAATCAAAATTTACGATTTGGCATATTACCTGACAGCATGATATGTGCGGGTTCATTTGATGGTGAAAGAGATGGTTGTTCGGTACGAACTATGAAAGTT gGTGATTCAGGAGGTCCACTACAATTAGAACATGTAATCTACGCGGGCATGTATACACAATATGGGATTACATCTTTTGGAAAATTTTGTGCCGACAAGGATACACCTGGAATTTATACTAGAGTAGCCAAATACATTTCATGGATCGAAAAAATAGCATTTTCAAATAACTAA
- the LOC100574828 gene encoding telomerase Cajal body protein 1 yields the protein MDTQEKIMEINQPIHFKDLRLVCSCSDDFLVNDKEFQQCLKGCKWSADGLSILTNSEDRRLRIFNIETDEIDQCKKQLRKVNEIKEGGTIYDYVWYPNTVQKSDNVKLILSTSSRSPIHLWNSVDGQLEATYRVYDHVDEVAHVNSLCFNWSGEEIYCGSYGKLNIFRTDRPGREFIEISTKTHLHRSIISTIAMNPVDKSIFAVGTYSKDIGIYGGNQLMCILRGHKSGITQLQFSPDGLKLYSGSRKGDNDIVCWDLRNVGQTLYSAERTVTTNQRICFDISSDGQYLVSGNCTGEISTWKLDQNIEKSDGVESVLTLNSKIPVHNDCVNGVSLHPTLPLLATASGQRHNEENDEDEQLILKDTDISLKLWEII from the exons ATGGATACTCAagaaaaaattatggaaatcaatcaacctatacattttaaagactTAAGACTCGTTTGTTCATGCTCTGATGATTTCCTCGTGAATGACAAAGAATTTCAGCAATGTTTAAAAGGATGCAAAtg gtCAGCTGATGGTCTGAGTATTTTGACAAATAGTGAAGATAGAAGACTTCgaattttcaatattgaaaCAGACGAAATAGATCAATGTAAAAAACAACTTCGTAAAGTCAATGAGATAAAAGAAGGCGGAACTATATACGATTATGTATGGTACCCAAATACTGTGCAAAAAAGCGATAACGTAAAGTT AATTTTAAGTACTAGCAGTCGATCACCTATTCACCTCTGGAATTCTGTAGATGGACAATTAGAAGCAACATATAGAGTATATGATCA TGTTGATGAAGTTGCACATGTTAACTCATTATGTTTTAACTGGTCTGGAGAAGAAATTTACTGCGGTAGTTATGGCAAATTAAATATCTTTCGTACAGACCGTCCGGGACgtgaatttattgaaatatctaCTAAAACACATTTGCATAGATCTATCATATCGACCATAGCTATGAATCCAGTAGACAAGAGTATTTTTGCTGTTGGTACATATAGTAAAGATATTG GTATTTACGGCGGTAATCAACTGATGTGCATATTAAGGGGACATAAGTCAGGAATTACCCAATTACAATTTTCACCTGATGGGTTGAAATTATATTCAGGGAGCAGAAAAGGTGATAATGATATTGTATGTTGGGATTTAAGGAATGTTGGACAAACTTTATATTCTGCTGAAAGAACAGTGACTACTAATCAAAGAATTTGTTTTGACATTTCATCGGATGGACAATATTTAGTTTCAG gtaattgTACAGGTGAAATTAGTACTTGGAAACTAGACCAGAATATTGAAAAGTCTGATGGCGTAGAAAGTGTTCTtactttaaattctaaaattcctGTTCATAATGATTGTGTCAATGGTGTCAG tTTGCATCCAACTCTTCCTTTATTAGCAACAGCATCTGGACAGAGGCACAATGAAGAAAATGATGAAgatgaacaattaatattaaaagacaCTGACATTAGTTTAAAACTTTGggagataatttaa